DNA from Cheilinus undulatus linkage group 20, ASM1832078v1, whole genome shotgun sequence:
ggaggttgaggctgagcagcagctctgtcaccaggagaggaagtccagtctggaccaggacgagccagagcctccacagattaaagaggagcaggagggagagCAGCTCAAACAGGAGGAGACTGACGTGTTGATTATGAGTCCTAAGGAGGAGGAAAGTGAGCACAGGGAGGCAGATGGACAACATGAACACGATGTCCTTCCTCCCAACTCTCATGTTGCTGAGAATCAAGATCCCAGAGAGAACAAGCAGAAAGACTCAGAGATACTCACGACTCTTACTCACACAGGTACAAAGCAGTACATCTGTGATACCTGTGGGAAATCATTCACACAGAAAGCTGGTTTGAACCAACATTTAACTatccatacaggtgaaaaaccacatCCCTGCACAATTTGCAACAAATCCTTTAGACGTAAATGTAATTTGATGGTCCACACAAGAAGACACACAGATGAGAAGCCGTACTCCTGCAGAACCTGTGGGAAACGATTCGGTCAACAGTACGATTTGAATAAACACATTCTCACTCACTCAGGTATAAAGCCGTAcacctgtggtacctgtggAAAATCATTCACACAGAAAGTTAGTTTGAACCAACACTTAAAAatccatacaggtgaaaaaccacataCCTGCACAATTTGCAACAAATCTTTTAGACGTAAAGGTTATTGGACAGTCCACATGAGATCACACACAGGTGTGAATTCTTACACTTGCAGCACCTGTGGGAAAAGATTCGGTCAACAGTCAGATTTGAAGAAGCACATTCTTATTCACACAGGTACAAAGCCatacacctgtggtacctgtggAAGATCATTCACTCAGAAATATTCTTTAGACTGTCACTTAAAAatccatacaggtgaaaaaccacataCCTGTACAATTTGCAACAAATCTTTCAGAGAACAAGGTTATTTGAAAGTCCACATGAGaatacacacaggtgagaagccttacGCCTGCAGTATCTGTGGGACGTCATTCACCAGGAAAGGTACTCTGGACAGGCACCTAAAGATCCATGCAGAccagggtcaaggaaaggtgggagtaagaggataggaatgGAGAACAGCGATGATTAAAGAATCCGACTGCACATACCCTGGTGGGAGTCAGTATAATGTAGCTGCCATTAAATGTAGAAGGAGTTATGTACCATCAAATATATCAAGTTAACGAAATACACAGCGGAGCAGCATTTACCTCTTGCTGATGCAACAAAGCCAACAAACGCAGGAGACACTTGCGTCTTCTGCAAGCGGCAGCGATCCTAGCGAGTCGCAATCTGTGACACAGCGTAACAGCCATACACGGGGGGTGTCTTtctgttgccatggcaacaaGGTCTTCCATTTTCCGGTGAATTGAAGAGGGCCTCCCATTCCTGCCCGTCATATTTATACCCTCCCCCTTCAATTAAAGAGTCCTCCAGAGCTACGAGTGTGACTtcatttgtgacatttcagtGACACTCAGTAGTGAAGGGGTAGTGTGTAGGGGCCATTTGGGATTGAGCCAGTGTCTGTAGTACCAAGAgggctgcatccatttccttagaggggtgtggtcaggggcggagtcagacagctattgaccatttaaagccacagacacagaaatggctcattCTGAGATGGGCTGAAATACAAGGGGTTTTAGACTTACAAAagtcctatactggagtgtttttttcagcaacaaacttcacaggcatgttttggggacctctgagacccatataagcttgtcttaaaagggtaaaatatgtctcctttaactgtgactgtgaacatcaagaacagcagaaacttttctcttaatctgaactcTCTTCATAGTCAGTATGAAAAGATGAATAATATTCAAGTCCTTGTATTTCACAGCGATATTAAATTGTTCTCTTTTTTCCCAGCCTGTCCATTTTCCTGAATCATCTCATCTCTGTTAGTTTTATCAGTCTACTCTGGTTCTGTCTTTCCTTCAGCTAGTCATGTGAAAAGCTTGATAAACTGTGTCCTGCTTGCGTAATtatgataaatataataatcacaatatgTGACCATGCCGACCTTATCGCTTTGACTTGTGgtcatttacaaacatttatcacatttactgTAATATttagaaaatggcaaaacaaatgCAATTTGAAATGCAACGTCAGACAACGTCAGAAGcctcttacctgggctgtggagaaaaagaactggacttttgctcagtggtccaaagtcctcttctcagatgaaagtaaattttgcatgtcatttggaaatcaaggtcccagagtctggaggaagagtggagaggcacaaaatccacgttgcttgaagtccagagtgaagtttccacagtcagtgatgatttgggctgccatggcatctgctggtgttggtccactgtgttttctgaagtccaaagtcaatgcagccatctaccaggacattttagagaccttcatgatTCCattgacaagctttatggagatgctgatttcattttccagcaggacctggcacctgcccacactgccaaaggtaccaaaagctggttcagtgactgtggtgttactgtgcttgactggccagcaaactggcctgacctgaaccacatagagaatctatgggatattgtcaagaggaagatgagagataccagacccaacaatgcagatgacctgaaggccgctatcaaagcaacctgggcttccattacaccagagcagtgccacaggctgatcgcctccatgccacaccacGTTGATGCAgttattcatgcaaaaggaggcccaactaagtattgagtgcatagaaatgaacatacttttcagaagcctgacattacTGTttgaaatatcatttttttatggatcttatgtaatattctaattttttgagacactgaattttgggttttcatatctgtaagctgtaatcatcaacacttaaagaaataaaggcttgaaatatttcactctatgtgtaatgagtctatttgatatatgggtttcactttctgaaatgactgacaaaaaataatgaacttttttttgAGATTCACCTGTTAAGTTACAGTCAAGTTTATCAAGTGTCAAGTGTTTCCTCGGCTAAAGgagataaaggaaataatgaagcCCCTTCCTTTTCAGTTAGAGACTTCAAACAGCCTTTGCCATGGTCGACACTAAAATAATTCCAGGTCATTTACACTCAGttaggtaaccttgcaaagcagatggatacgcccgtttccgtgtttctcactggtgaatctatcttgcaaagctcccgtctgaaccgttttggcccagttagaaagtcacaggaccaatcaacgatgaggggcagtacttttgggtgcagcAAGGTTTGTATAAACAGACAGCAACAAGAGGCgggacattagcatggatgctgctaaagcaccagttttatcagaacttgatgacatttggTCATCAatagaagaacagagaacagcagtgagtttttttcttttcagaaacaacaaaagtcgtgtaccgACAcatctacagtcgccatggtttgcgttatgcagctctaatggagtttCGGTAGGGGTGCAGACACAGCTCGCtggcagctacgtcacatgtttatttgctctgattggcccataaagatgtgaaagacagaacgttcatccattcaccctctgagttttttttttctctttttttttttttctctcaaagaaCCGGCGGCTTTTTTATGTGAACAATAAGAGCCGGATCCCAATAGAAagctgttttgtatttttataactattattattgttagcaTTTGTACATAgattgtgtgtctgagtgttatttgattgattagttGGGATGATCTTTGTTCCTCTACTACAGGCACACCTTACTTTAAGGACTTATatttgatggtgtaacattaatgttttacatcaggtgtgtcatacatcccaaccagtgagcagatttcatcagaCCCACATGGGGTTTTGGGGAGACAGTAGATTTTGACAATAgttacatgatattttcatgagatttaaaaattgaGCATAGTTGAGGTAAAATACCTGCCCGACAACAATCATATGTTATGatattgctaaaattggcaggtcaaatgaagtcAAACTGGTTCCCGAATGAAGAGCAGTCAGCTCtttttgctgagctgagccaaatgatccagatcactgaaaagagttTAAATTCCCATCACTGTACTAAAGCttccctctctgtttttatgtaaacaCCTAGTTCTTCACTTTGGCCACATGAGGGCAGGAAACACTTGACTGTCTTTGTGGATCTTTTATTCTGTAAATCAAGTTATTTCTATCTAACAAAGGCTGTGAGGATCACATATTGAAAAATAATTCTCAGGGTTTGTTTTCTATAATTTAAGTTTTTCTAAGTGTTTCAGTTGTGTTGCTGATGTTCACTCACCAAAGTTATGACagctctgtcacacacacattgTAGCATCCCCAGCTGGAGCGATGGTTGACTCTCAGACTGACAGTTTAAGGCAGAgattctcaaatggtgtggcaaagCACACCGGTGTGCCTCGAGGCATGtcttggtgtgccttgggaatttgtacaagCATGCTTGGTTACTACAATtaaacagaccagtaaagatacatctgcatgtgttttcagaggtatttttaatactaaaatattgttttaaaacttgCAATATCATAtaatatcaaaatattaaaaaacttGAACGTCCTCTTTGAATACTATTATTTCTTCTGCTTGATTTCTGGTCATTTCTATCTGTGCTTTTGTTTCACatgtgcatatttttttaattttgtgttatAATGACAAATCACGGGtacattatgtttttaatttttaagttgattttttttttattcatttatttatttatgtgttaaACATGCAAAACTGTATGAGTCATCGGTggattttatttgtatattttgaattGCTAATGAAACAATCTTTATTCTATCAAGTTCTCCATTGGACTGGACTGTATGCTAGATTTTGAGGCGCCTGAATAACCAGCATTAGCGACCTGTGGGGGGCAGCATTACGCCTTGGCTGGGTGTACTCTGCCGGAAattcagaagaagaagaagaatttgACTAGCGACAGGCGCGTTCGGTGTCAGTGTTCGATGTTGTATTGAAGAAAATACAACTGACAGGTACAGTGAAGACCCATTGATTACATCTGAGAAGAATTACGATTAATGAGATCTGCATTATAACgatgataaaatatttttgactcTAAAAGAGCTAGCAACGCAGTTAGCATCCCCATCAGTTTTGTCaattcattttcaatggttttGGCATGTAGGCTAGTTAGCAAGCTAGCATGAAGTAACGTTAGCTTTGTTTCTGAAATTGCTGGTCTAAATGGAGGCTGTCCTCTGAGCTCTGTTTCGAGCTGTTTTAGCGGTATTAGCAAGTTAATAGAATGCCGAGTTGCCCCGTAAATTAGCTGCAGTTCTCTCCCTCCCCCCTGAATGAAGTGTGTTGTTATTGTAGCGTCCTGAGCCATGAGTGAGTTCAGGATCCACCACGATGTGAACGAGCTGCTGAGTCTGCTTCATGTTcgaggaggagatggagcagAGGGCTACATAGAcctgctgcagaaacacaggACCCCTTATGTAACGACCACAGTCTCTGCTCACAGCGCGAAGGTGGGTGAAACGTTACTGCTGATGGAGATGTGGGTGACATGCGTGTTAAAATGTATAACTTTAGAATACAAACCTGTATTTGGATAAGTTATGTAAGGGTTACTTCCcgacgaggtgtccaattatcagtaACGGCTAACGGCTGCcgcgcattaatttggaacagtgtgaTGATTTTTTGACCGGAAGTACTTGTGGAGTTCGAACCGGGTCCAtgtatcagaagttaatggacactaatggaatttccagagccaatcagaatcgagtgttcaccaagaccatggtataatgTTATTTAAATCTACTCTATTATTGTTGCAGAAACCCAACATTCAATCAGCAGATAATGAAATAATGACCATGTACTGACGGTAACAAAAGAAATATAAACATGTATGTCCTCATTTCAGTTTAACAATCTAAGAAGAATAAGTCTAGAAGAACAGTAACATAGCTAAATTACTGCTGGTATTgtaaagatgaaatgttttacttaacttttttttttccttgatgtttgctctttttattttcaggttaaatTAGCAGAATTTTCCAAAACTCCTGAGGACTTCTTGAGGAAGTATGAGGAGCTTAAGtccaaaaatgtcagaaacctTGATCCATTAGTCTATCTGCTCTCCAAGCTCTGCGAGGACAAAGAGGTAATTTTAGCTACCCGATACCAGAAGAGGAGACATCCCTAtgccttttctttgcactttATCTGCTTTTAAGAGACACTGAGGATAGAGGCTGTGAAAGAGGGTGGAGCAGAGAGGAGTGCAGCAGGCACAAAGAGGCATAAGTCATAAAAACTCTGAATCTTCCTTAAagtctttgctggatttttggTGTTTCTAACTTCTTTAGAAAATCAAAAAATAACACATCTCTCTATATCACTGCTCTGCACGCTGTTTTTCCTTCTCCACTCACAGAATTATGAGTtaactgtatgtttttttagtacttttagtaccatcaaacataaaaaaccTGATATTGTATTGTTTAAACCATATGATATAAAAGGAGTATAAAGATTTTTGACAGCCTTGGATGTAGTACGTAGTCACAAAGCAGGTTATatattgactgtttttttgtgttgttccaatacacataaaggaaataaacgtgtttaccaaaaacatttgtaattgcaacaatttctgggagaaatagtgtattttctgaaaaaaattgcaGGATTGCCAATACtgttgtccatgactgtatattcAATGCCTGTAGTCATAGAGTCTCATGAAATTTTTGTAGACGCTCCAGTGCCTGCAGCAAAATGCCAAAGAGAGGTCAGAGTCCTCAGCAAACACAGCATCGACCACAACCACAAGCTACAGTCTGCCTCAGACCAGCACCAAAATGTCCATGCAGGAGCTGGATGAGCTGAGAAAGAAGCTCGGAAACGCAACGGCCAGCTCCAATGCTCCTCTAGTGAGTATTACACTCACTGAACTTAACAGCTGTGGAGTAAACAAATTACATGTCGCCCTGTGTCTGGTGCTGATTGAAATTCATTGACATCTGTTTGTGAATTTTGTCTGCAGCCTGCTGAAGTTACCCGCAAGATGCTAAGGGACAAACACTACAAGAAGAACCCGACTCAGCCCAATCCTGTGTTTCCAAACTGGGTGTATGAACGTCCGGCTCTCCTCGGAGACTTCATCACTAGCCCATCTCCACCAGGAGATCCAGCTGTGGCCATCGGTAAGGAGGGACAGCCTTAAATCAATTTCTTGAACTCAGTGTATTCTTTTGTTAATGGATTTTCATGAATTATGTTCTCCAACTGTTTGTTGTTGTAAGTGGTGGGTAGTAAACCGGTATCAGTGCCGTCACTGGTAACATTTCTGCCATGGAGGGCATTTTTACAACACTTTTATCACCAGTTGAACCGCATACATGGTGTTGTAGTGCACACACAATTAGGGATGCAACTAATGACTATTCTTATAGTCGACCAGTCGGGTTGCACGCTGTGGGATCCCTTGATGGTTTTGCTTGCTCAGcttaattatttgtttttaatgacagcTTAAAAGAAGAACTTTGACATGCTTAGAAACATGTTTGAACTAAAAATAGACAATAAGTCAgagttcttttaaaaatgtattgaataACACTGTATGCTTTTGTGGCACCTACAATACAAAagatgtgtaaaaaaaagttgttgttttttttttcatttaaaacaaaggaCAGCTAAAAGTCCTGATATAAAAATAGTTaattataaatgaaataaattaattattaattgattattaaaccaattttttgatGTTGCTTAGAGTTTGCTCCACTGTTTAACAGAGATGTAACGATTCATCGATGTATATCGATTTatcgattggttgattgatgatccaatcagatcgatggaaagtcaaaacatcgatCTAAATGGATGCTTCAagctacgcttttattttgtaattccCCACACACGCCTGTTAGTTCCCGCCCCAGGCAGCgtcctcaacaagctagctgCAAGCCAAGTTTCACGGCTAAGTGAAAGAggatatcctctcctctctctgctgtgtggaTATATTTCAGACAGACGCGACTGCAGGACGGATCTCTCCCCTTAGTTTGCCGACTACATCTACgtctttatttgtatataaCCGCCGTATGAGATTGttcacagacaaaaacactccaCTCGTTATGGCTGAGGAAGCGAGTGCTGTCTGGACAGGACAGCTGTTCTCTGTATACCCCCCACCCCCTCGCTCTTGTTATAAAGCTGCACATCACAGGAACGTCTTCTGTAATAAGGCTTTGCTCGAGTATTCAGTCTAACCTTTCTATTTATTAAAATCGAGGTtgcaataattaaaaaatgatatagAATCATTATATAACATCATATACCCCATATTTTACCTCATCTAAATCTGATAAGGTgaataaactacaaaaatgaactatctgccacattaacaggcccctgtgtaaagtatgaagggctAATATAAAGCAGAAATATCTGTTGAAGTCCACATGTGTGTaaataaatttaagaaaaaaatctaaaatgggaacacaggccaaacattttgatcattattataaagggttgcagaaaaagtccatattgatgctttagagtgatctggggatgtgaggaaataaaatgtttggtactgaaaatgtttgctgttttaaatcaacatgttttaacacaaatgtgcgtagttgtgttcctaatttaaaggtaatcagGGTAATCgggtctttgttgtttttgttaaagacatgtttttattaaatacagagaactgtcaataatttaattgcagaaacttttattttttctgttactGTGTGAATTTTTGTACAAAATTGCCTAAAATCGACCCTGGGCCCTGAATCGAATCAAATCAAAACCATAtcgtggcagattttgtgatatcggAAAAATATCGTATATTCCAAAATATCTATATCATATCGGGATGAAACttgtgatttacacccctactgtTTAAGTGTTAGGTAGTGATGTGCATCACTTCCTATGCAATGTGTTCACATCAGAAGTAGAAAATgtgatcagaaaaaaatgacaccgTAACATTGCGTTATACAGTTGAGTTAGAAGTTAAAAGGGAAAGGTGTTGggttaaatagattaaaagtggcaaaaatgggcaaaaagtttaaaaaatgggtgaaaagtggcaaaaagaagtggcaacagtttactaaatgttacataaaacaatacaaaaatgtgcaaaaagcataaaaacGTGGCatcaatgggcataaaatgagagaaaagtggcaaaaaattggatgaaagatggcagaaaatggtaaaggggcaaaaacctaccaatatgtgcaaaaatgggtgaaataaGGCTAGAAACTGAACAGTTGCAAAGTgtggggtgaaaagtggcataaatggattcaaagtggcaaaaatgggcaaaagtggcaaaaaagtggcagagtTGGGTAAGGCGGCTGAGAGAAGTGGCAACAAGGgcaaaaacttacaaaaaaaacctatgtaaaaatgggcagacagttgcaaaaaatatagaaattgGTTAATGCAGCATAtgtggacaaaaagtggcagaaatgatgGCTAAAGTAGACAAAAGTTGCagaaagatgttgcagaaatgggcacaaagtggcagagaaaggcaaaaaggggaaaaaacttCGCATGTGGGCAAGAAGTGGTtagaaaataaaagtggcagaaatgggtgacaAAGGGCAAACCAGGATGAAACTAGAAagaaagttccaaaaaagtggtgcaaagtAGGAGAAACTtgcaaaaatagctgaaagcagcaaaaagtggcaacaggcATTGAAGTAGGTGAAAGGTCAAaagatggtttaaaagtggcaaacagatGTGCCAGTTATGGTtgggaaaaatggtttaaaagtaccaaaaacaaatgatttcaacatcagaactcaATAATAGTTGGCACACTTTTCAAGTCAAACATGAAGTaagtgttagccaggatgcaagcaccagtgctactgacctgtgcacatgcacagaaattttactgatgactttctgataCCTGTTTACCTCCGACCACTACCAATATGTAAACTTAAGGTGATATAACCCATCTCTGATTGTTGCTTGTATTTGTAATGATCTCACCTGTGCTCAGGTACGATGCTCCCAGCTGCTCAAGAACAGGCTCTAGTGGAGGATCTACTGTCTGTGCTGGTGGGCGTTGATGGGCGAGACATCACAGCTCAGCCTGTGCTTGGGAGACAGAACCGCTCCTTCATCGTTGATTCAACGCTGGACATGTCTGTCAAAGAGCTGGTCAACAGGATTCTACCTGTAGCCTCGTATTACTCCACTATAACACGGTGGGTGTGGTAAGCTTGTGTGTTTCTGTACATTTATGACTGTGAGGAGGAATCATTAGATTTTCTGTGTCTGTCCTCCAGCTTCATTGAGGAGAAGTCGTCTTTTGAGTACGGTCAGGTGAACCACGCACTAACGGCGGCAATGAGGACTCTGATGAAGGAGTATCGGATTCTGGTCACTCAGCTGGAGCATCTGCAGCGACAGGGTCTGCTGTCCCTGCAGAAACTCTGGTTCTACATTCAGCCCACCATGAGAACCATGGAGATACTGGCCTCCATCGGTACGAGTCTGAACATGCATATTAGCCTGATTTATATTCACACAGTTGTCTTTGAAGGCATCAGCTTGGCAGCTATTTCAGACCAAAGGACAAAAGAaggctttaaagcaggggtgtcaaactgaaGGCCCAGGGGCCAGATTCGGCCCATGGAATGGTTAaacccggcccgcaagatcatatcatatttctattataactggcccatcagtatgaggtctgcagatttcctccagtatgaaaatgtaaactaaaaCTTGGTTGTTCAGAATATCCTTTTAAAGCcgtaaaaaaaacccagaaaagtaaagagtaatAAAATTAGGTAAGTCAGAATTTTTCATTTCAAGATTGTGACTCAAACTTGTgagtttggctttttatttcaaactttgacctttttaacttgTAATTTGGagtttaagtcatatttttaccttttcaactcattattttgtctttttaataccatattttgtctttttaaacacatgatttctattttttctcatattttgacattttaaatgtgtaattttgactttttatattatattttgacattttaaatttgtaattttgacttttgttgattaaattttgacctttaagattcaatttgattcatatttttaacttttttaaatcattatttttaattttagctcatatttggacattttcaactcctgacTTTGGCTTttcaatcccatattttgacccatcagactcacaatttaaatcctaagtcatattttgacttttaaagtt
Protein-coding regions in this window:
- the LOC121528794 gene encoding zinc finger protein 260-like isoform X1, with product MSSIERFRDVGNERLTAAAEEIRADATRAAVEDEAEINGQRTKLDTVWIPYIVLHTIDVPQQHVCKEEEDETEQQLCHQERKSSLDQEEPEPPQIKEEQEGEQIKQEETDVLIMSPKEEESEHREADGQHEHDVLSPKSHVAENQDLRENKQKDSEILTTLTHTGTKPYTCGTCGISFRQRVSLNQHLKIHMRPHTDIPQQHVCKEEEVEAEQQLCHQERKSSLDQDEPEPPQIKEEQEGEQLKQEETDVLIMSPKEEESEHREADGQHEHDVLPPNSHVAENQDPRENKQKDSEILTTLTHTGTKQYICDTCGKSFTQKAGLNQHLTIHTGEKPHPCTICNKSFRRKCNLMVHTRRHTDEKPYSCRTCGKRFGQQYDLNKHILTHSGIKPYTCGTCGKSFTQKVSLNQHLKIHTGEKPHTCTICNKSFRRKGYWTVHMRSHTGVNSYTCSTCGKRFGQQSDLKKHILIHTGTKPYTCGTCGRSFTQKYSLDCHLKIHTGEKPHTCTICNKSFREQGYLKVHMRIHTGEKPYACSICGTSFTRKGTLDRHLKIHADQGQGKVGVRG
- the LOC121528794 gene encoding zinc finger and SCAN domain-containing protein 2-like isoform X3; protein product: MSSIERFRDVGNERLTAAAEEIRADATRAAVEDEAEINGQRTKLDTVWIPYIVLHTIDVPQQHVCKEEEDETEQQLCHQERKSSLDQEEPEPPQIKEEQEGEQIKQEETDVLIMSPKEEESEHREADGQHEHDVLSPKSHVAENQDLRENKQKDSEILTTLTHTDIPQQHVCKEEEVEAEQQLCHQERKSSLDQDEPEPPQIKEEQEGEQLKQEETDVLIMSPKEEESEHREADGQHEHDVLPPNSHVAENQDPRENKQKDSEILTTLTHTGTKQYICDTCGKSFTQKAGLNQHLTIHTGEKPHPCTICNKSFRRKCNLMVHTRRHTDEKPYSCRTCGKRFGQQYDLNKHILTHSGIKPYTCGTCGKSFTQKVSLNQHLKIHTGEKPHTCTICNKSFRRKGYWTVHMRSHTGVNSYTCSTCGKRFGQQSDLKKHILIHTGTKPYTCGTCGRSFTQKYSLDCHLKIHTGEKPHTCTICNKSFREQGYLKVHMRIHTGEKPYACSICGTSFTRKGTLDRHLKIHADQGQGKVGVRG
- the LOC121528794 gene encoding zinc finger protein 260-like isoform X2; translated protein: MSSIERFRDVGNERLTAAAEEIRADATRAAVEDEAEINDVPQQHVCKEEEDETEQQLCHQERKSSLDQEEPEPPQIKEEQEGEQIKQEETDVLIMSPKEEESEHREADGQHEHDVLSPKSHVAENQDLRENKQKDSEILTTLTHTGTKPYTCGTCGISFRQRVSLNQHLKIHMRPHTDIPQQHVCKEEEVEAEQQLCHQERKSSLDQDEPEPPQIKEEQEGEQLKQEETDVLIMSPKEEESEHREADGQHEHDVLPPNSHVAENQDPRENKQKDSEILTTLTHTGTKQYICDTCGKSFTQKAGLNQHLTIHTGEKPHPCTICNKSFRRKCNLMVHTRRHTDEKPYSCRTCGKRFGQQYDLNKHILTHSGIKPYTCGTCGKSFTQKVSLNQHLKIHTGEKPHTCTICNKSFRRKGYWTVHMRSHTGVNSYTCSTCGKRFGQQSDLKKHILIHTGTKPYTCGTCGRSFTQKYSLDCHLKIHTGEKPHTCTICNKSFREQGYLKVHMRIHTGEKPYACSICGTSFTRKGTLDRHLKIHADQGQGKVGVRG